GGCACGCCGCCAGCGTTCGTCCTGAGCCAGGATCAAACTCTCCAATAAGGTAAACCTATTGTTAAGCTGAATAGCTCAATGTCAAAGCTGACGAGATTTTACAATCTCTTTGTTTAAAGTCGAAAAATCGACTCACTTCTTCACTCGTTGTTCAGTTTTCAAAGAACAATTTCTGACTTTGTTTGCACCACTGTTTCAGCGGCGACTTTTTTAATATATCACATTCACCCAGTTCGATGCAAGCTTTTTTTCAAAAAAATCTTTTTCGGCTTGACTCATACGAAGTAAGATTATAGCCCGTTTTTAGCGGCGAGGATTAATTTATCACAGTAGGTATCCGTTCGTCAAGAAAATAGTAGAGTAAGACGGGGGATTACTCCCCCGGACTCCTCATCAAACCGTGCATGCGGATTTCCCGCACACGGCTTTCCTTCGTCAGTTCCCCATCTTCAGGAGTGAGTCGTCTTCACCCGTCACCGGATTGCAAATTTCACTGCTGAATTAGAAACGTGTGGTGAGTAAGTTTGTTAGAAATACCATCCCTGCTTCTTCCAATACTTTGTTTGGAATAAGCCGGTTTGAAACCGTAGACTTCTTTTTCCGCATAAAAGCTCGCACTCTCATGCGTGTCCATTCGTCTAGGCGTTGAAACTTTTTCTTTACGTTCCCAATCCCAAAATAGTTACCAAACCCGCGTGACACTTCATTTAGCTTCTTCATCATTTCGTTAAGGTTGTTACCTTGCTGCCTTCGGGTGATCTTGTGGACTTTCTCTTTGTACTTCTTCACTTTTGCGTCCGGCAAGATGAGATATTCTTTCCAGAAGTCAAATCCTAGAAAACGGAATCCTTCATCGAATTGCACCACTTTCGTTTTCTCTGGATGCATTCTCAGCTGAAGTTCCCCTTCTAAGATGGTTTTTGCCGTTTGGTATGCTTCTTCTGCTCGCTCCTTTGTTTTGCAAAGAATAACTGCATCATCTGCATATCTGACCACAGCAAACCCCTTCTCCTTCATACTCCAGTCGAAATGATTCAGATATAGATTCGCAAGTAATGGACTGATGACCCCGCCTTGTGGGGACCCGACTAACGTTTCATGGAACTGATCATCTTCCATGACTCCTGCGGTGAGCCATCCGCGAATGAGCGTCAGCACTTTACCGTCGGTTATTCGTTCACGAACCTTTTCCATCAGCAGTTCATGCGGAATTTCATCGAAAAAGGATATAATGTCGAGGTCTACCACATAGTCGTATCCGCCGCGCTTTG
This genomic window from Paenibacillus hexagrammi contains:
- the ltrA gene encoding group II intron reverse transcriptase/maturase, whose translation is MKPKRRYYSLIDKIYQMDNLNEAWLAVKKNQGSGGIDGVSIGMFEKNIGINLKEIQRLLQQDRYKPDPVRRHFIEKENGKLRPLGIPTIRDRVCQQAVRQIIEPIFEQDFYYYSFGFRPGYSAHQAINTIRRAKRGGYDYVVDLDIISFFDEIPHELLMEKVRERITDGKVLTLIRGWLTAGVMEDDQFHETLVGSPQGGVISPLLANLYLNHFDWSMKEKGFAVVRYADDAVILCKTKERAEEAYQTAKTILEGELQLRMHPEKTKVVQFDEGFRFLGFDFWKEYLILPDAKVKKYKEKVHKITRRQQGNNLNEMMKKLNEVSRGFGNYFGIGNVKKKFQRLDEWTRMRVRAFMRKKKSTVSNRLIPNKVLEEAGMVFLTNLLTTRF